One Salvia splendens isolate huo1 unplaced genomic scaffold, SspV2 ctg84, whole genome shotgun sequence genomic region harbors:
- the LOC121791529 gene encoding probable protein phosphatase 2C 33, with amino-acid sequence MGCCFSSQSLSMHNPRIFTQFGHGRIESSFCMAQYRPGPMPYLSKVVQNVVDATGQDTNFDCYCSTTTTAITLCKQGEDLTIAQIGNSGAVVGMRDKNNALIAVRLTANLKPIQNCRTLAKPHNRKDARDIILGPIIYHRRITDQDDFVVLATGEVWEVLPIEQVVAIVATRPRRSAAKAVVDAAVAVWTNEHPNAEVDDCAVACLFLRPTTNSTPHSI; translated from the exons ATGGGATGCTGCTTTTCCTCCCAAAGTCTGTCCATGCATAATCCCCGGATTTTTACGCAG TTCGGGCATGGGAGGATAGAGTCGAGCTTCTGTATGGCGCAATACCGCCCTGGCCCTATGCCTTACCTTAGTAAGGTTGTCCAAAATGTTGTCGATGCGACGGGCCAAGACACCAATTTTGATTGCTACTGCAGTACGACTACTACAGCAATCACCCTCTGTAAACAG GGGGAAGATCTTACAATTGCACAAATTGGGAACTCGGGAGCTGTGGTAGGGATGAGAGACAAGAATAATGCATTAATTGCAGTGCGCTTGACTGCCAATCTCAAGCCTATCCAAAATTGTCGTACATTAGCTAAGCCACACAATCGCAAGGACGCTCGCGACATCATACTCGGACCTATTATCTACCACAGGCGCATCACTGATCAAGACGACTTTGTAGTGTTAGCAACGGGCGAG GTATGGGAGGTGCTCCCGATCGAGCAAGTGGTAGCTATCGTGGCCACGAGGCCTAGACGCTCGGCAGCTAAAGCAGTAGTGGATGCAGCAGTTGCAGTATGGACGAATGAGCATCCAAATGCCGAGGTTGATGATTGTGCAGTGGCTTGTCTCTTTCTCAGACCAACCACCAATTCAACACCACACTCAATCTAG